From the genome of Desulfatiglans sp.:
TATCCTGTCTCTTTGCTTCCCTCTTCCGGTTATATATTCCTTTTCCAGTTCGAATATTTCACAGACCTTTTCAGTTACCTTTTCAAAAGTATATCCCAGACGTTTCAACTTATATTTCCTGGAAAATTGCTCTTCAGATTCTGACAGAACATCTATTACAAAATCACTTTCTCCTAATATCCGTTGATCGCTTTTTATTCGATCCTGGCCTTTCAACCTTATCTTCTTGATCTCATCCC
Proteins encoded in this window:
- a CDS encoding transposase, which produces DEIKKIRLKGQDRIKSDQRILGESDFVIDVLSESEEQFSRKYKLKRLGYTFEKVTEKVCEIFELEKEYITGRGKQRDRIHARDLLCYWVVVDLGIPMVDVARRLDITPAAVSISVQRGEKTAKAYKLE